Below is a window of Nicotiana tabacum cultivar K326 chromosome 19, ASM71507v2, whole genome shotgun sequence DNA.
gatgagtgacagataaatcctagaatgttcgaactattctcggatctgatggaaaagtatggaataatacCAATAAGAATCTTGACGAAAATGTAATGTTTGAATCTTTGCTAGAGAGAGAATCTCTTTCCAAAATATGTTCTTATCACTTGAATATTACATATCCCTTTTCCTTATCTTTTGTCATCCTTATATGAGACATATTCCTAGTAAACCTTAATAGTACATGTGCAGAGAATATTCTTCAGAATATTCCCTCTATTATTCTATTCTGAAAACTAACCGTTACAACTCTTTTCGCAGATCTCGTACTCGACCATTGTAAGCGTCCCGACCCTGAGCTAAGAGCTTCACAATTTCCTGATCGACCTCGACTCATTCTTCCTTCAATACTTCCTTGTCATAAATGTTCCGTGGTAAATTTCGACCTATACAGTTATATCATTACTTGGAAACACTACCTTTAAAGAACATTATAAGAGAGGAAAATTACTTTTCTATGCATATGACAATCAATAGATAATTAAATACTCAATTCGTTTCATTTTAGTGGCACTATTAACTTATTAGTCCATTTTTAAAATGATATATTtctatattttgaaaataatttagcattaaacttttttttttatccATAAGGCACTTTTATAACCATAAAAATCTCACATCATGGTTAAGACCACAAGTTCTAGAAgtttttctctcttaaatgtcGTGCTCAATCAAATTATGCCATATAAATTGATACAGGtagaatttaattattatacGCTAATGAGTAAACAAACTTTTTCAGTATCAGATcacttaaaaaataattaaaggtCATTAGTAACTTACAAAGTGAGATAGGTGCCAAAATTAAATACATTAGTGGTGTCCTGTACAAACAACTATTACTACCATTTACGTGTACATATACAATTCTTTCTActacctccgttccagtttatgtgaatctatttcctttttgattcgtttcaaaaagaatgatccctttctaaatttggaaataattttgcttaaacttacaattctactcttaatgagaagtttttataaccacacaaatactctgggcccctttttgaattatttaggaccacaaattccaaaagtcttattttttcttaaatttcgtgttcagtcaaataagttcacataaattggaatggagggagtatatATAAGGCAACAAAACACTTTTAGACATGCAAAAGGGTCCTAATCCTATACATACTGATATAGTTTATACACCAGTAATACCCCTAACTACAAATACCAACCCCCAAAACTAATGAGAATGACTAGTACTACTAACTTTACAATGGTCAAGAATTTGATCTATAACTTGTCCTATCATGAAAATGAATTAAATCCAAAATCAGTGTCTTTGTCAACTCAAGATCTTGTGATCAATTCTTTTGACTTCTGCATTCTCATTCTGGTTTTCCAGCTAACATCAGCTACTTACATATCAAAATCTTTCTTGTTCCAAATTCCAACTTGAATTCTGAAGCCAATGAAACTATCAGATTCCTCTGTAGAAGAATATGATTCATCTAACTCAGGGACTTGATCGAGGAAGCGATCCTCAGTGTCAGGAAACTCGCCTTTGGCTCGATTATTCTTACCACCAGCCACCTCAGTTTTTCCATCTTGTAAGTCTGAGAGCTATTGAAAAGATTCATATAAGTCAGAATAAATGTTAAGATAATCATAATTTCTTGAATTTACTAGGACACAGTTGTTGACTATGGGACAGAATTTCACCCGTGCATGTGACAAATAACTAATGCAAGTTGTAAGCATTAGAGAACCAAAACCAGCGTAGACTATTGGTACTCCTGGATCAGTCTGTAGAAAAACATAGCACACACTCAACAACCATTGCAAACATAAAATAAGCGTCTCTAGTAGTATTGTTTATTGTTTAATCTTCTCCCTTGTTATACTTTCCATTCAAATATATCGTTGCCGTCCATCAAAGTTCTATATTTGCCTCTATTTATTCATATGGTTCAATCTCTCAGAAGGCGCCACGTGTCTTGGTCATTAAAATAGGGGCAAATATACAACTTTGATGGACGACAAGGGTATATCTGAACGGAAAGTATAACGAGCAACAAGATTGAACAATAAACAATAGTAGAGGGGCAAATCAGGCCCTTTTCCGTaaaataaaacaatttctttGGATGCTGCTACTTCATATGAGGATTTGTTTTGGTACCTTTAGGTCCAGGCTAGTACTACCAATTGCGTCTACAATGACAATTTTTGTTCCATCAATCTCAATTTGAAGCTTTGAGTTCGGTTGTTTAACTCCAGCAAATTTCCCTTCTTTATCGTTAAGAATAGTTGATTGCAGATCACCAGCTTGTATTGATCTGCATTTTAGAATCAAAAAAGGAGGAAAAATCAGAATAGTAGAAATAATAAGAGAGCTCTAAAAACGTAGGCTTCTCGTTAAGTTAAAGAATTCCATTTTCCGCAAAAATTTATGGTAATGCTACTGTACCTTAAGGGATCATTGACACTTGTGGTTTTCTTCGGTACTTCCTTTCCATTAAGTTCAGTCAGGGAAATATCAGTGTGAAACTGTGAGGTCTACATTACATATTAAATACaacagaaaaaaagagagagttaTTCAGCAGTTTGTGGAAAGGGAAAGCAAAGTTAACTCACATAAAATGAATGTGCATACCTCTCCACTTTCGTCATAGTCCATGTAGGATCGGTTGACATGAACTTCAGTACTAAAAGCATCAGAAGGAGTCGATAGAACCCCAGGCGGTGCAATAACATCCCCTCCAAAACTGTCTGCTGCACTGAGAGTTCCTCCTCCAGACACTGCTAGCAGCAGCGCGAAATGTACTACAGTTGAAGCAAATCGGCTTGCCAATCCCTTAAATGCATGAAGAGATGGCCCTTTAAAGAATACCTAGAGATGCAAAGTTTGCCAAAATGTTAATGTGAAGTTATTGttgaagaaattaagaaactGAAAGATGTTTTGTCCAACTAGTAATGCATGGATCCACAATTGAACCAATCTGATTTTAAATTTAGAATAACACTACTGTTCTGTATTACGA
It encodes the following:
- the LOC107765474 gene encoding cytochrome c biogenesis protein CCS1, chloroplastic, translated to MEMLKFSTKPLRTPHFQNHFWVPQNSRILGVYNKKDRTFSFPLTCKLKNSKGKKKIVPGNISLPDSGGAPPLFERKKAAEGTTRNNNADGKVVFKKVPKRVLGVLSNLPLVIGEMFAAAGLMALGTIIDKGEVPEFYFQNFSEFTLGLDHMCSSPIFLGSLAILGASLMACTNTTQIPLLKVARRRSFLNSAEPIQMQEDADTLPRASVKDLDVTPMGAGYEVFFKGPSLHAFKGLASRFASTVVHFALLLAVSGGGTLSAADSFGGDVIAPPGVLSTPSDAFSTEVHVNRSYMDYDESGETSQFHTDISLTELNGKEVPKKTTSVNDPLRSIQAGDLQSTILNDKEGKFAGVKQPNSKLQIEIDGTKIVIVDAIGSTSLDLKTDPGVPIVYAGFGSLMLTTCISYLSHARLSDLQDGKTEVAGGKNNRAKGEFPDTEDRFLDQVPELDESYSSTEESDSFIGFRIQVGIWNKKDFDM